In Torulaspora globosa chromosome 1, complete sequence, a genomic segment contains:
- the RPL9A gene encoding 60S ribosomal protein uL6 (ancestral locus Anc_2.321) → MKYIQTEQFVEVPQGVTVNIRSRVVKVTGPRGTLVKNLKHIDVTFTKVNERQIKVAVHNGDRKHVAALRTVKSLVDNLVTGVTKGYKYKMRYVYAHFPINVNVVEKDGKKFIEIRNFLGDKKVRLVPVREGVNVEFSTNQKDEMVLSGNSVEDVSQNAADVQQICRVRNKDIRKFLDGIYVSEKGVINEEA, encoded by the coding sequence ATGAAGTACATCCAAACCGAGCAATTTGTTGAAGTCCCACAAGGTGTTACCGTCAACATCAGATCCAGGGTTGTCAAGGTCACTGGTCCAAGAGGTACTCTagtcaagaacttgaagcaCATTGATGTTACTTTCACCAAGGTCAATGAGAGACAAATCAAGGTTGCTGTCCACAACGGTGACAGAAAGCACGTCGCTGCTTTGAGAACCGTCAAGTCCTTGGTTGACAACTTGGTCACTGGTGTCACCAAGGGTTACAAGTACAAGATGAGATACGTTTACGCGCATTTCCCAATCAACGTCAACGTTGTTGAAAAAGACggcaagaagtttatcgaaatcagaaacttcttgggTGACAAGAAGGTCAGATTGGTGCCAGTCAGAGAGGGTGTTAACGTCGAATTTTCTACCAATCAGAAGGACGAAATGGTCTTGTCCGGTAACTCTGTTGAAGACGTTTCCCAAAACGCTGCTGATGTTCAACAAATCTGCCGTGTCAGAAACAAGGATATCCGTAAGTTCTTGGATGGTATCTACGTCTCCGAAAAGGGTGTCATTAATGAGGAAGCTTAA
- the IWR1 gene encoding Iwr1p (ancestral locus Anc_2.322) encodes MIEEHLRLSGTSIEIGLGRKRKPSRKHFTGTAAEVLTIPSTDYVYDIYHLESVPDKEFDAYKEASDVGFVKIVYADMDLVPEEDDDLAEKPLSDDEDSNEENYYRNDYPEDEDDDRSILFGSEGEEIAIAEKLAGNQTEPYDDLFARLGDSNNILSSLNAMNFVDLDADEGETDSDDKVGDPEMFQNDQDSDEDAMIAYRDRIFGKLQRMIDER; translated from the coding sequence ATGATTGAGGAGCATCTGAGATTGAGCGGCACATCGATTGAAATCGGGCTGGgcagaaagagaaaacCAAGCAGAAAGCATTTTACGGGCACAGCTGCCGAAGTGCTGACCATCCCGAGTACCGATTACGTGTATGATATCTATCACCTCGAGAGCGTGCCGGATAAAGAATTCGACGCCTATAAAGAAGCCAGTGACGTCGGATTCGTCAAGATTGTCTACGCGGATATGGATTTAGTCcctgaagaagacgacgacTTGGCCGAGAAGCCCTTATCGGATGATGAGGACTCCAATGAGGAAAATTACTATCGAAACGACTATCccgaggacgaggacgacgaTCGATCTATCCTCTTCGGTAGTGAGGGCGAAGAGATagcaattgcagaaaaaTTAGCGGGGAACCAAACTGAACCCTATGATGATCTGTTCGCCCGTCTTGGTGATAGCAACAACATATTATCGTCCCTTAATGCGATGAATTTCGTAGACCTCGATGCCGATGAAGGTGAGACTGACAGCGACGACAAGGTTGGTGATCCAGAGATGTTTCAGAATGACCAAGACTCCGATGAGGACGCCATGATAGCGTATCGCGACCGAATATTTGGTAAATTACAGAGGATGATCGATGAAAGATGA
- a CDS encoding short-chain dehydrogenase/reductase (ancestral locus Anc_2.323) — MNLFHQEQTEWLRFRMGHFNMDFSDLTFRNSSQRPSFHKNTVALVTGGSRGLGLELVLRLASCGIKVINVDVMSPTHKLREADNVYFYRCDITDHDEVKALHEKISSEHGPVTILLNNAGITRINTVDIITHEEIKAVIAVNLIGAYIMINTFLPDMIAEKHGFIVNIASVLGEIAPARLTSYAASKGGLIAIHNSLARQLCRHSKGSRSIKMLLVCPGKINTSMFARVKTPSKILAPDIDPGKLADRIVTAIRCNNITTLRYPYYVNIVPFFKQLSWPYMRLLKKCSGIDKATAVSYSYGDVSPHGHKYNCT, encoded by the coding sequence ATGaatctctttcatcaagagcAGACAGAATGGCTTCGCTTTCGAATGGGTCATTTTAACATGGATTTTAGTGATCTGACTTTTCGCAATAGCTCACAGCGACCAAGCTTTCATAAAAATACGGTCGCACTTGTCACCGGTGGATCACGAGGATTAGGGCTAGAGCTGGTGCTTCGGTTGGCAAGCTGTGGTATCAAGGTTATCAACGTTGACGTGATGTCACCGACCCATAAACTCCGGGAGGCTGACAATGTCTACTTTTACCGCTGTGATATCACTGATCATGACGAGGTGAAAGCGTTGCATGAGAAAATAAGCAGTGAGCATGGGCCTGTAACAATACTGCTTAACAATGCAGGAATAACCAGAATTAATACGGTAGACATAATAACTCatgaagagatcaaagcAGTTATAGCGGTCAACCTCATTGGAGCATATATCATGATAAATACTTTCCTGCCAGATATGATTGCAGAAAAGCATGGCTTCATTGTCAACATAGCGTCAGTTTTGGGAGAAATCGCTCCGGCCAGATTAACATCCTATGCAGCTTCGAAAGGTGGTTTGATTGCTATTCACAATTCGCTAGCTAGACAGCTATGCAGGCATAGCAAAGGCTCGCGATCGATCAAGATGCTCCTGGTATGTCCTGGCAAAATTAACACATCCATGTTTGCGAGGGTAAAGACGCCATCCAAAATCTTAGCCCCTGACATCGACCCGGGCAAATTGGCGGACCGCATTGTGACTGCTATCCGTTGCAACAACATAACCACTTTGAGGTATCCATACTACGTTAATATTGTGCCCTTCTTTAAGCAGCTCAGTTGGCCATACATGCGCCTTCTCAAAAAATGCAGTGGAATAGATAAAGCGACCGCTGTTTCTTACTCATATGGTGACGTTTCCCCCCATGGTCACAAATATAATTGTACGTAA
- the ATG20 gene encoding Atg20p (ancestral locus Anc_2.324): protein MGNSETAESSQSLSKEAVETAVEAQQSGEEKGQWQEEDGKRNGSDSEEDDARGSSVDPSMIHTAITEKDNPFMQLQDDERDLENRDAKQVSRSRIKPLLNPNEVYQDDMDDILPSKTAEAKERRDSGESSSLNGKFELPKDLNPGRESSGSNSKVQILEANKLSEGQGRTYIAYTIRYKDALVRRRYSDFESLRNILVKLFPMSLIPPIPEKQSIKTYGKAIAASKPSYLLPSDGTRSVDLSLSVINGSVNNSDERLIRHRIRMLTGFLNKLLLDSEVTKTTIISDFLDPNNTNWSDFITSSATFSSLPRSVLQCNPLDPTATTRIHASLPIPHLTSQSLLHKDNSSRGLEVKDSFQAIEKDYKRYENILSNGIYKYSRRITRNMYDMKHYMKELSEAYAQFAATQSRGAELAEEFSHISNAFDESASELESTVGKFYYNIDEPLSECVRMAGSARDLIKFRKLKRMQLEMIRKYLASKRNQLEKLEEHEKEMKKVDSDVDREMSKSNKINLEHPQPKTYSGKLLNKFNKLASMVKESVNYQDPDLNTSIPTLKAEIQQLKESLEVSENDVEVISTVIKDTKLKEFSSQREKELAEILKNYAKYLREYAQSNLKIWQDIKSTQS, encoded by the coding sequence ATGGGCAATTCAGAGACTGCGGAATCGAGCCAATCGCTCAGTAAAGAGGCCGTTGAAACGGCGGTCGAAGCGCAGCAGAGTGGCGAGGAAAAGGGACAATGGCAAGAGGAGGATGGTAAGAGAAATGGCTCTGATAGTGAGGAGGACGATGCTAGAGGATCTAGTGTGGATCCGTCAATGATTCATACCGCCATAACGGAGAAAGACAACCCTTTTATGCAGTTGCAGGACGATGAGCGTGATTTAGAGAATAGAGATGCGAAACAGGTGAGTAGATCAAGAATAAAGCCACTGCTGAACCCAAACGAGGTTTATCAGGATGATATGGACGATATCTTGCCGTCAAAGACGGCGGAAGCGAAGGAGCGTCGCGACAGTGGCGAATCTAGCAGTTTGAACGGGAAATTCGAGCTGCCTAAGGATTTGAATCCTGGCAGAGAGAGTTCGGGTTCAAACAGCAAGGTGCAGATATTGGAGGCCAACAAGCTGTCAGAAGGTCAGGGTAGAACATATATTGCTTACACAATCAGGTACAAGGATGCGCTGGTGCGAAGGCGATACAGCGATTTTGAGAGTCTGAGGAATATCCTGGTGAAGCTCTTTCCTATGAGTTTGATCCCGCCAATACCAGAGAAGCAAAGTATAAAGACGTATGGGAAAGCGATCGCGGCCTCGAAGCCCAGTTATCTTCTGCCTTCAGACGGGACGAGGTCGGTGGATCTCTCTCTTTCCGTTATCAATGGATCGGTGAACAATAGCGATGAGAGACTAATACGACACAGAATCAGGATGTTGACGGGATTTCTCAACAAACTTCTGCTGGATTCAGAGGTTACAAAGACTACCATCATTAGCGATTTTCTCGACCCGAATAATACTAACTGGAGTGATTTCATAACCAGTTCTGCGACGTTTTCCTCACTTCCCAGAAGTGTTTTGCAGTGCAATCCACTGGACCCGACAGCCACCACAAGAATACACGCATCCTTACCAATCCCGCATCTAACGTCTCAATCTTTGTTGCATAAAGACAACTCTTCTCGTGGGTTAGAAGTCAAGGACAGCTTCCAGGCCATCGAAAAAGATTACAAAAGATATGAAAACATTCTCAGTAATGGGATTTACAAGTACAGCAGAAGAATTACAAGAAATATGTATGATATGAAGCATTACATGAAGGAATTGAGTGAGGCGTATGCTCAGTTCGCAGCCACTCAAAGCCGCGGTGCAGAGCTTGCTGAGGAGTTTTCCCACATAAGTAACGCCTTCGATGAATCAGCAAGCGAGTTAGAGAGCACTGTCGGAAAGTTTTATTACAATATAGATGAGCCACTCAGTGAGTGCGTTCGAATGGCAGGCTCTGCGAGAGATCTGATAAAGTTCCGCAAATTAAAGCGAATGCAACTTGAGATGATAAGAAAATATTTAGCGAGCAAGAGGAATCAACTTGAAAAACTGGAAGAGcatgagaaagagatgaaAAAGGTCGACTCTGATGTTGACCGGGAGATGAGCAAAAGTAACAAGATCAATTTGGAGCATCCTCAACCCAAGACTTATAGTGGGAAGCTCCTAAATAAATTCAATAAATTGGCCAGCATGGTGAAAGAATCGGTGAATTAccaagatccagatctAAACACTAGTATCCCAACTCTGAAAGCTGAAATCCAACAATTGAAGGAGTCCCTCGAAGTCTCTGAGAATGATGTTGAGGTTATCTCCACAGTAATCAAAGAtacaaagttgaaagagttCTCGAGTCAGCGCGAGAAAGAACTGGCTGAAATACTTAAGAATTACGCCAAATATCTGAGAGAATACGCACAGAGCAATCTCAAAATATGGCAGGACATTAAATCGACCCAAAGTTAG
- the TRM3 gene encoding tRNA (guanosine(18)-2'-O)-methyltransferase (ancestral locus Anc_2.325) has protein sequence MSCGGLVSKYLPVEAQISLLSELVLKRSFDEVVGLVEATQLSSDNLEEIEKQILEVLKDDLATLSVEGRDASTPDRELRFLAQLIGKMSSLRKLFESWIGSVMIAYAYEYRARLFPDEAHQELLFGFLGAKQSDDLEASAPQSSFDIILLLEFLESACLFSDSTVGVCDFELDAILIGLMGCNDEVVSSKSSNLMRWRINVIAEKCSADTKFDHFCWSLVQQMLASDSTCSWKQANGHAFLLRFLTVSGFTAGLEAFVQTDEYWTAVQAALNESIQESRKIGLSILRLTIKKIPDTMRPFSTHLFRWNSLNSGLVKSWQAFTTLYEIVSLDTALNQIEAASEDILNLFKDPNIHSTWGLLLFSTGLRASMESVRKYMVALLLRIEVKSVFAKDLRNLRNIFLPSTMEAHFFNTDGKSCRYGERLTQFISEVLHESGEDASLVIETILRTLVDQGGSFDPARIYMSLGILDYLEQGKQKPLTSAHLDLITKLCEFENEDAVFETTIQTIFLKYLLHISPSVSPVEWTKCVVSHIKRKQGNYEYISPLLGSFKAFTSSQFTLNVARKELEPLIGEDPTTDLLALVLFDFKEVPVTQELLIEIAISQENVPELSGNAQSCLLSLAAARDVDSHLYRSSELLLEYPGLDFSTLKIVKLSPLFDSLIMNFTGDKFKFFVAIYKKFANNCSDSFTLSWPLLVNLYQTIKANNSDPKTTSFKMKDEIYGTFFELLYFFLVSSPTKVAVKPTELIDLLHENINKDNGNFEGNKAVAKLCAHILGNCKPQHEDEEDWSNVLRIFEMLTTIWDNFSCERLVLKQKSLHLATINGLFHPTILLYASSRSENGRNLSKRVHLYGKRIIEQAYNRRSILPLISENILSFVEKHGDKLGNADQDYGWLIDSMTGIFTCEQTSVNIFRLKTVIADLFECKLSKNNGLYERIYGVEEVAAKIRIIASLLKAPQQFKDCFISYTFHSTNLLSAKKRTDGAEEIQRLLKWQLILLCLKDSNRRDLISSIPELILNNILDEISPIIRIYMEWTIALLLSDANQNIEEFTSKLFPLMDDHSRPIVVVSAQRILFLILKALAFNKSQTFENLLSKFTSVLIPNATSSKPLVRHFSNSLMLLFWPSFQEFVKDPTFRLTIKGLYDKAVATKMSGKYRAGDANVWDINADLTLTGIFGGVLKKTIDHQLPYISKGTFIKFLPSQVSLAVGLDDTSLWLSKRSTKESETEVQQSLSNGLSQLQTKSGAWEALMTIETDGQNKAVKRSDLIVISSLVDKPPNLGGICRLCDVLGVGLLTVHDIRVKNHPQFKNVAVTADKWMPMAEVPVQEISNFMREKKREGYVLIGLEQTDKSVKLDTRYKFPRKSLILLGTEAHGIPGELLNQLDLCVEIQQFGVIRSMNIQTATAVIVHSYTIQHM, from the coding sequence ATGTCTTGCGGTGGACTGGTATCCAAATACCTACCGGTCGAGGCTCAGATCTCTCTTTTATCGGAGTTGGTGCTGAAGCGAAGCTTCGATGAAGTGGTTGGGTTAGTAGAAGCGACGCAATTGAGTTCTGATAATCTCgaggagatcgaaaagCAGATTTTAGAGGTTTTGAAAGACGATCTGGCGACGTTGTCCGTGGAGGGAAGGGATGCTTCAACGCCGGATAGAGAATTACGTTTTTTGGCACAACTCATTGGCAAGATGAGCTCATTACGAAAACTTTTCGAGTCCTGGATTGGTAGTGTTATGATTGCATATGCTTACGAATACAGAGCGAGGCTTTTTCCGGACGAAGCTCACCAGGAACTTTTGTTTGGATTTCTTGGCGCTAAGCAATCAGACGATCTAGAGGCGAGTGCACCCCAGAGCAGCTTTGATATTATCCTGCTGTTAGAGTTCTTGGAATCAGCTTGCTTGTTTTCGGATTCGACAGTTGGGGTCTGCGACTTCGAACTTGATGCCATTTTGATAGGCTTGATGGGCTGCAATGATGAGGTTGTGTCCTCCAAGAGCTCGAATCTGATGAGATGGCGTATAAACGTTATTGCTGAGAAATGCTCTGCTGACACAAAGTTTGATCATTTTTGCTGGTCGCTTGTCCAGCAGATGCTGGCGAGCGACTCTACTTGCTCCTGGAAACAGGCAAATGGACATGCATTTCTGTTGCGCTTTCTCACGGTCTCGGGGTTCACAGCAGGTTTGGAAGCGTTTGTACAAACGGATGAATATTGGACTGCTGTACAGGCTGCGTTGAACGAAAGCATCCAGGAATCTCGTAAGATTGGGCTTTCAATCCTCAGGTTAACGATTAAAAAAATTCCAGACACCATGAGGCCATTCTCCACGCACCTATTTAGATGGAATTCATTGAATTCAGGCCTCGTGAAATCGTGGCAGGCGTTTACAACACTTTATGAGATCGTCAGTCTGGATACGGCTCTCAATCAAATAGAGGCGGCAAGTGAAGATAttttgaaccttttcaaagatCCGAATATACATTCTACATGGGGCTTACtgctcttttcaacaggACTTAGAGCCTCGATGGAAAGCGTGCGAAAGTATATGGTCGCCTTGCTGCTCAGAATAGAAGTCAAGTCGGTATTTGCAAAGGACTTGCGGAACTTGCGGAATATATTCCTGCCTTCAACTATGGAGGCccatttcttcaacacgGACGGGAAGTCATGTCGTTACGGCGAGCGTCTAACACAGTTTATTTCTGAAGTGCTGCATGAATCAGGAGAAGACGCCTCTTTAGTGATCGAGACTATCTTGAGGACATTAGTAGATCAGGGTGGCTCCTTTGATCCCGCAAGGATATACATGTCGCTTGGGATCCTGGATTACTTGGAACAGGGAAAGCAGAAACCTCTCACATCGGCCCATCTTGATCTGATCACCAAGTTGTGTGAATTTGAAAATGAGGACGCTGTTTTTGAAACCACTATACAGACCATTTTCTTAAAATACCTTCTCCATATCTCTCCCTCGGTATCGCCTGTGGAATGGACCAAATGTGTTGTATCGCACATCAAGCGCAAGCAAGGTAATTATGAATATATTTCTCCGTTGTTGGGCTCATTCAAGGCCTTCACCTCTAGCCAATTTACGTTAAATGTTGCAAGGAAGGAACTGGAGCCCCTTATTGGGGAAGATCCAACCActgatcttcttgcatTGGTGTTGTttgacttcaaagaagttcCTGTGACTCAAGAGTTATTAATAGAGATAGCTATATCGCAAGAAAACGTACCAGAGTTGTCCGGAAATGCTCAGAGTTGTCTACTTTCTTTGGCTGCTGCTCGTGATGTTGATTCCCATTTATACCGCTCTTCAGAACTGTTACTCGAGTACCCAGGGCTAGACTTCAGCACCCTGAAGATTGTTAAACTATCTCCTTTATTTGACTCACTCATAATGAACTTCACTGGCGACAAATTCAAGTTTTTTGTTGCTATTTACAAGAAGTTCGCCAACAACTGCAGCGACTCATTCACACTCAGCTGGCCCTTGCTGGTTAATCTTTATCAAACCATTAAGGCTAACAACAGCGACCCCAAAACAACCAGTTTCAAGATGAAAGACGAGATTTACGGTACTTTTTTCGAGCTGCTGTATTTCTTTCTAGTGTCTAGTCCTACAAAAGTTGCCGTAAAGCCAACAGAACTCATTGATCTGTTGCAcgaaaatatcaacaaagATAATGGCAATTTTGAGGGAAACAAAGCTGTAGCCAAGCTGTGTGCTCATATTCTAGGAAATTGTAAGCCACAAcacgaagatgaagaagattggTCTAATGTTTTACGTATTTTTGAAATGCTAACCACGATTTGGGACAATTTTAGTTGCGAAAGACTTGTACTGAAGCAAAAAAGCCTGCATCTGGCTACTATCAATGGCTTGTTTCATCCCACAATCTTGTTAtatgcttcttcgagatcGGAAAATGGAagaaatctttcaaagagagTACATTTATATGGCAAGAGAATTATCGAACAGGCCTATAATCGAAGAAGCATCTTGCCACTTATCAGTGAAAATATTCTCTCTTTTGTGGAAAAGCATGGGGATAAACTAGGAAATGCAGATCAGGACTACGGGTGGCTGATTGACAGTATGACAGGCATATTCACCTGTGAGCAAACCAGCGTTAATATATTTCGATTGAAAACAGTGATTGCAGACCTTTTTGAATGCAAGCTGTCTAAAAATAATGGGCTCTATGAACGCATATACGGAGTAGAAGAAGTTGCGGCTAAGATCAGAATCATTGCCAGTCTATTGAAGGCACCACAGCAATTCAAGGACTGTTTTATTTCATATACTTTCCACAGCACCAACTTACTATCTGCTAAGAAAAGAACAGACGGTGCTGAAGAGATTCAGAGATTGCTCAAATGGCAATTGATTTTGTTGTGTCTCAAAGATTCGAATAGGAGAGATCTGATAAGCAGCATACCCGAGCTTATATTGAACAACATCTTGGATGAAATTTCTCCCATTATTAGAATTTACATGGAATGGACTATTGCCCTGCTATTATCTGATGCCAATCAAAATATAGAGGAGTTTACATCAAAACTATTTCCTTTGATGGATGACCACTCTAGACCGATAGTGGTTGTGAGTGCGCAGCGTATTCTATTTCTTATCCTAAAAGCGCTGGCTTTCAATAAGTCTCAGACATTTGAAAATTTACTGTCCAAGTTCACTAGTGTGCTAATCCCAAATGCTACGTCCAGCAAGCCACTCGTAAGACATTTCTCGAATTCCTTAATGTTGCTATTCTGGCCATCGTTTCAAGAATTTGTAAAAGATCCAACTTTCAGGCTCACAATCAAAGGACTCTATGATAAAGCTGTTGCAACAAAAATGAGCGGTAAATATAGGGCAGGAGATGCTAACGTTTGGGATATCAATGCTGATCTTACTTTGACTGGAATTTTTGGTGGtgttttgaagaaaacaatTGACCATCAGTTACCGTACATTTCCAAAGGTACGTTTATCAAATTTCTGCCGTCTCAGGTTTCCCTTGCAGTGGGTCTGGACGATACTTCCTTGTGGCTATCGAAAAGAAGTACGAAAGAAAGCGAGACCGAAGTACAACAGTCCCTTTCCAACGGCCTCTCGCAGCTTCAGACTAAAAGTGGTGCTTGGGAAGCTTTGATGACGATTGAAACTGATGGTCAAAATAAAGCAGTTAAAAGATCAGATCTAATAGTAATATCTTCGCTGGTTGACAAGCCGCCCAATTTAGGAGGTATTTGCAGATTGTGTGATGTGTTGGGGGTTGGCTTATTGACAGTTCACGACATCAGAGTTAAAAATCATCCGCAATTCAAGAACGTCGCCGTTACTGCAGATAAATGGATGCCCATGGCTGAAGTAccagttcaagaaatctccaaTTTCATGcgtgagaagaagagagaggGCTATGTCTTGATTGGCTTGGAACAAACGGACAAATCCGTCAAGCTCGACACACGATACAAGTTCCCACGAAAGTCGCTGATATTGCTGGGCACCGAGGCGCACGGCATACCTGGAGAGCTACTGAACCAGTTGGATCTATGTGTGGAAATTCAACAGTTTGGTGTTATCAGGTCGATGAACATTCAAACCGCCACAGCTGTCATCGTTCACTCGTACACGATTCAACATATGTAA
- the RRP42 gene encoding exosome non-catalytic core subunit RRP42 (ancestral locus Anc_2.326) has product MVLSVTEKLYLYDSLTSVPSVRPDGRKPHQFRPIEIYTDFLPSSNGSSRIIASDGSECIVSVEGKVVDHTAEGELIHVEIDIAGQRDDSPEVESLTSLLKKVLEPRGGIDVSKLRLTKRYSFKLFIDVLVISSCSSPISLISMAIYTALNTTYLPKLVSSFDDLEVEELPTFHDYDLEKLDLSPPVVFVAAVVGDNILMDAAASESEVSNNGLVITWSHGKVVAPIRSVGLSGSGAKGFSFGVLQKAIKMVEDHAPEVLQALNNS; this is encoded by the coding sequence ATGGTCTTGTCGGTCACTGAGAAGCTTTATTTATATGATTCGCTGACTAGCGTCCCATCAGTAAGGCCAGATGGCCGGAAGCCACACCAATTCAGACCTATCGAGATTTACACGGATTTTTTGCCAAGTTCCAATGGATCTTCGAGGATAATCGCAAGTGATGGCAGTGAATGCATTGTGAGTGTCGAGGGGAAGGTTGTAGATCACACAGCTGAAGGCGAGCTGATTCACGTGGAGATTGATATCGCTGGTCAGAGGGATGATTCGCCTGAAGTTGAATCTTTGACttcgctgctgaagaaagtgCTAGAGCCTAGAGGAGGCATCGATGTCTCGAAGCTGAGACTCACAAAGAGGTATAGTTTTAAACTTTTCATCGATGTTTTGGTTATCTCGTCGTGCTCGAGTCCGATATCGCTGATATCAATGGCCATCTACACGGCTTTGAACACGACGTATTTGCCGAAGCTGGTCTCCAGCTTTGATGACCTTGAGGTGGAGGAATTGCCCACGTTCCATGACTATGATCTAGAAAAGCTTGATCTGAGCCCGCCTGTGGTGTTCGTGGCTGCTGTGGTGGGCGATAATATACTCATGGATGCAGCCGCATCGGAAAGCGAAGTATCTAACAATGGGCTTGTTATAACCTGGTCACACGGTAAGGTTGTCGCGCCAATAAGGTCAGTAGGATTGAGCGGTTCCGGCGCAAAGGGCTTTAGCTTTGGTGTTCTACAAAAGGCCATCAAGATGGTGGAGGATCATGCCCCGGAGGTGTTGCAGGCTTTAAATAATTCATAA
- the RRT6 gene encoding Rrt6p (ancestral locus Anc_2.327), whose product MERFWWIVSMFAFVAGSSVPSDHVGFVLEAVKSAYRSGEQDLDRFCFELESPFVEPTSEFLFVIDVVDTLPFHTDPSRFGGTNVDRDKQSLDMTIHDCANGDLIRSRRRLASGTSVIEVSPSGSRKFCFCFVNLSYDSSWKFIDVIKTITVRMAAHDSIQKRQRKSQLVKEMALESLQQTERSIRTLLGLADSGERSELLELESERRDLNEEVFNRLLCGEAAFTVAVIASNLLLTRHFIRRHRDRIRDARRNKRFNH is encoded by the coding sequence ATGGAGCGTTTTTGGTGGATAGTTAGCATGTTTGCCTTTGTGGCAGGTTCATCGGTGCCCAGTGACCACGTTGGGTTTGTGCTAGAGGCTGTCAAGAGTGCCTATCGCAGTGGCGAGCAGGACCTGGATCGGTTCTGCTTCGAATTGGAGTCTCCTTTCGTGGAACCAACCTCTGAGTTCCTGTTTGTGATCGATGTGGTCGATACGCTGCCCTTCCATACAGATCCCAGTCGGTTTGGCGGCACTAACGTGGACCGGGACAAGCAATCGCTGGATATGACGATCCATGACTGTGCCAACGGTGATCTGATCCGAAGCAGGAGGCGGCTGGCCAGCGGCACCTCTGTGATCGAAGTGAGTCCCTCTGGCTCGAGAAAATTCTGCTTCTGCTTTGTCAATCTGAGCTACGACTCTTCCTGGAAGTTCATCGACGTCATCAAGACCATCACCGTCAGGATGGCAGCCCACGACTCGATTCAGAAGCGGCAGCGCAAGTCGCAGCTCGTAAAAGAGATGGCGCTGGAGAGCCTCCAGCAGACGGAGCGCTCTATTCGGACGCTACTAGGTCTGGCAGACAGCGGCGAGCGCAGCGAGCTTCTGGAGCTTGAAAGCGAGCGAAGAGACCTGAATGAGGAGGTCTTCAACCGGCTCTTGTGCGGCGAAGCAGCATTCACCGTCGCGGTCATCGCTTCGAATCTTCTGCTTACACGCCATTTTATCAGGCGCCACAGAGACCGTATTAGAGATGCAAGACGAAATAAGAGATTCAATCATTGA